A single window of Pungitius pungitius chromosome 20, fPunPun2.1, whole genome shotgun sequence DNA harbors:
- the nsl1 gene encoding kinetochore-associated protein NSL1 homolog — translation MEAAESGQLREAESSEESRVQVTSKRHVVGQIDQYKDILRTALDGQPDVSEDTKRVLLQELLINFEGGVQDNVLVNGQPWEEAPDVEAEDEAMDLESLLDDTIVEAARRRRAYPKKILPHVVHSLRAERSLMGLYEQAVKPQEVVTDPGQESFMKDLSAEAPVVVKQAIQAIKAITTLQKQAEGLREILNMKPSRGTLEIHREVFGCDGQSDGAARRGRPIERSTEEAAAAEGYVPLRKKPE, via the exons ATGGAGGCTGCGGAGAGCGGACAGTTACGCGAGGCTGAAAGCAGCGAGGAGTCCCGCGTCCAGGTGACGTCCAAGAGACACGTCGTGGGACAAATAGACCAATACAAGGACATTCTGAGGACAGCTCTGGACGGACAGCCGGACGTCTCCGAGGACACGAAGCGGGTTTTactgcaggagctgctgatA AACTTCGAGGGCGGCGTGCAGGACAACGTGCTGGTGAACGGGCAGCCGTGGGAGGAGGCGCCCGATGTGGAAG CGGAGGACGAGGCGATGGACCTGGAGAGCCTGCTGGACGACACAATAGTCGAGGCGGCCAGGCGGCGCCGCGCCTACCCGAAGAAGATCCTTCCTCACGTGGTGCACTCGCTGAGGGCGGAGCGGAGCCTCATG GGTCTGTACGAGCAGGCGGTCAAACCTCAAGAGGTCGTCACCGATCCAGGTCAAG AGAGCTTCATGAAGGATTTGTCAGCTGAAGCTCCTGTGGTGGTGAAACAGGCCATCCAGGCCATAAAG GCGATCACCACGCTGCAGAAGCAAGCCGAGGGGCTCCGTGAGATCCTCAACATGAAGCCCAGTCGCGGCACCCTGGAGATCCACCGAGAGGTGTTTGGCTGCGACGGCCAATCGGACGGAGCCGCGCGGCGCGGGCGTCCAATCGAGAGAAGCACGGAGGAGGCAGCCGCCGCGGAGGGCTACGTTCCCCTCCGAAAGAAACCCGAGTGA
- the atf3 gene encoding cyclic AMP-dependent transcription factor ATF-3, with translation MMLQHPGPSLADISCSALVPCLSPPATLTLDDFTSFGPLVKEELRLAIQTKRLIHGLRGETSSDGASSSSDRASEGRAGGGGAKREVTPQELERRKRRRERNKVAAAKCRNKKKEKTETLQQESEKLESVNTELKAQIEELKQQKQQLVYMLNLHRPTCIVRAQNGQTPEDERNLFLQHIKESALQLHTITSSAAPAYSSSSTAATAYSSSTSSVSTLSPLDGGLLTLDHLHCPGHL, from the exons ATGATGCTGCAGCACCCGGGTCCCTCGCTGGCCGACATCAGCTGCTCCGCCCTGGTCCCCTGCCTCTCGCCGCCCGCCACGCTCACCCTGGACGACTTCACCTCCTTCGGCCCCCTGGTGAAGGAGGAGCTGCGTCTGGCCATCCAGACCAAGCGCCTGATCCACGGCCTCCGGGGGGAGACCAGCTCCGACGGGGCCAGCTCCAGCTCCGACCGCGCCTCCGAGggccgggccggggggggcggcgccaagagagag GTCACGCctcaggagctggagaggaggaagaggcggagAGAAAGGAACAAGGTCGCCGCCGCCAAGTGCCGCaacaagaagaaggagaagacagagacTCTGCAGCAG GAGTCAGAGAAGCTGGAGAGCGTCAACACGGAGCTGAAGGCTCAGATTGAGGAGCtgaagcagcagaagcagcagctggtctACATGCTCAACCTGCACCGGCCGACCTGCATCGTCCGAGCCCAGAACGGCCAGACGCCGGAGGACGAGAGGAACCTCTTCCTCCAGCACATCAAGGAGAGCGCCCTGCAGCTCCACACCATCacctcctccgccgcccccgcctactcctcctcgtccaccgccgccaccgcctactcctcgtccacctcctccgtctccacgcTGTCGCCTCTCGACGGAGGACTTCTGACCCTCGACCACTTGCACTGCCCCGGCCACCTATGA